One Manihot esculenta cultivar AM560-2 chromosome 6, M.esculenta_v8, whole genome shotgun sequence DNA segment encodes these proteins:
- the LOC110617476 gene encoding pentatricopeptide repeat-containing protein At2g18940, chloroplastic — translation MEGTLFPNKPAYPIQKNRPPRPNPSPKFSSAKLPPTLPPSHLSFQFDSLLQHLLHLSSTPNSTAHKLNDTKFSSSLRISDDSDQKQLQPAPKGNPISVLEFEVDKEEDVSDNGSLDYLTRKGKLILDSILEQPLHCLSSFFDTCKYELLQVDLISLLKALDYSGNWEKALYLFQWTLLNLGTANEKIDNNAIELMARILGRESQHSIASKLFDAIPLDKYLLDVRAYTTILHTYSRTGKYKRAIEIFEKMTESGLSPTLVTYNVMLDVYGKMGRSWNKIVGLLDEMRSRGLEYDEFTCSTVISACGREGLLNEAKGFFAVLKSKGYVPGTVTYNALLQVFGKAGIYSEALTILKEMEDNNCPPDAVTYNELVAAYVRAGLYEEGVTLIDSMTCKGIMPNAVTYTTVINAYGRAGEMDRALKLFDQMKKLGCVPNVCTYNAVLGMLGKKSQSEEMLKILSDMKINGCAPNRITWNTMLAMCGNEGEHKYVNRVLREMKSCGFEPDKDTFNTLISAYGRCGSDIDAAKMHEEMIKAGFTPCVTTYNALLNALARRGDWKAAESVILDMKKKGFKPSETSYSLILHAYAKGGNVKGMERIEKDIYGGHIFPSWMLLRTLVLANFRCRSLMGMERAFKALQTHGYKPDLVLYNSMLSIFAKNNMHKRAHEMLQLIHESGLQPDLITYNSLMDMYARGGDCWKAEEILRMLETSGGKPDLVSYNTVIKAFCRQGNMQEALRILSEMTTRGIGPCIFTYNTFITGYAAQEMFTEINEVISYMIEHDCRPNELTYKIVVDGYCKARRYKESMDFVSKIKDIDGSFDNESVQRLASRVRNNLESR, via the coding sequence ATGGAAGGTACTCTGTTCCCCAACAAACCAGCGTATCCTATCCAAAAGAACAGACCACCAAGGCCGAACCCATCTCCGAAATTCAGCTCAGCAAAACTACCACCAACTCTTCCTCCTTCCCATCTCTCTTTCCAATTTGACTCTCTCCTCCAACACCTCCTCCATCTGTCTTCTACACCCAATTCAACGGCCCACAAGCTAAACGATACtaaattctcttcttctcttcgaATTTCGGATGATTCAGACCAGAAACAGCTCCAACCAGCTCCAAAAGGAAATCCCATTTCAGTCCTTGAGTTTGAAGTCGACAAAGAAGAGGATGTATCCGATAACGGGTCTCTCGATTACTTGACAAGGAAGGGTAAGTTGATACTTGATTCAATTTTGGAACAGCCTTTGCATTGTTTGAGTTCTTTCTTTGATACTTGCAAATACGAGCTGCTTCAAGTTGATTTGATTAGCCTCTTGAAAGCATTGGACTATTCTGGCAACTGGGAAAAAGCCCTTTACTTGTTTCAATGGACACTTTTGAATTTAGGAACTGCAAATGAGAAAATAGATAACAATGCTATTGAACTAATGGCCAGGATTCTTGGTAGGGAATCGCAGCATTCTATTGCATCGAAGCTCTTCGATGCTATTCCCCTTGACAAATACTTGCTAGATGTTCGCGCATACACAACTATTCTTCACACATACTCTCGTACAGGCAAGTATAAGAGAGCAATTGAAATATTCGAGAAAATGACGGAGTCAGGCTTGTCACCAACTTTGGTCACTTACAATGTCATGCTTGATGTTTATGGGAAAATGGGTCGGTCTTGGAATAAGATTGTAGGCCTCTTAGATGAGATGAGAAGTAGAGGACTTGAATATGATGAATTTACTTGCAGTACTGTAATATCTGCTTGTGGGAGAGAGGGCTTGCTAAATGAAGCAAAAGGATTCTTTGCTGTATTGAAATCTAAGGGCTATGTACCAGGAACAGTTACTTATAATGCTTTATTGCAAGTGTTTGGCAAGGCTGGGATTTACTCGGAGGCCTTGACAATCTTGAAAGAAATGGAGGATAACAATTGCCCACCTGATGCTGTGACTTATAATGAGCTTGTAGCAGCTTATGTGAGGGCAGGGTTATATGAGGAAGGAGTTACTCTTATTGATTCAATGACTTGTAAAGGAATAATGCCAAATGCTGTTACATACACTACGGTGATAAATGCTTATGGCAGAGCAGGAGAGATGGATAGAGCTTTAAAGTTGTTTGACCAGATGAAGAAGTTGGGTTGTGTTCCTAACGTGTGCACTTACAATGCTGTTCTTGGAATGCTAGGAAAGAAGTCACAATCAGAGGAGATGCTGAAGATTCTTTCCGATATGAAAATAAATGGATGTGCTCCTAATCGTATTACATGGAACACAATGCTTGCCATGTGTGGTAATGAGGGCGAGCACAAATATGTGAATCGGGTTCTTCGGGAAATGAAAAGTTGTGGGTTTGAACCTGATAAAGACACATTCAATACTTTAATTAGTGCATATGGACGGTGTGGTTCAGATATTGATGCTGCAAAAATGCATGAGGAGATGATTAAAGCAGGGTTTACTCCATGTGTTACCACATATAATGCACTTCTGAATGCTCTGGCTCGACGAGGTGATTGGAAAGCAGCAGAATCAGTCATCCTGGACATGAAGAAGAAGGGTTTCAAGCCCAGTGAAACATCATACTCATTGATACTTCACGCTTATGCAAAGGGAGGGAATGTGAAAGGCATGGAAAGGATTGAGAAAGATATTTATGGTGGTCATATCTTTCCCAGCTGGATGCTGTTGAGAACCCTTGTTCTTGCAAACTTCAGGTGTAGATCACTAATGGGTATGGAAAGGGCATTTAAGGCATTGCAAACACATGGATACAAACCGGATTTAGTTTTATACAATTCTATGCTTTCAATTTTTGCAAAGAACAATATGCATAAGCGAGCTCACGAAATGCTTCAATTGATTCATGAGAGTGGTTTGCAGCCAGATCTCATCACCTACAATAGCTTGATGGACATGTATGCCAGAGGGGGAGACTGCTGGAAAGCAGAAGAGATTCTCAGGATGCTAGAAACATCTGGTGGGAAACCTGACCTCGTTTCATATAACACTGTCATCAAAGCTTTTTGCAGACAAGGGAACATGCAGGAGGCTCTAAGAATCCTATCTGAGATGACAACAAGAGGAATTGGACCATGTATTTTTACGTATAATACTTTTATTACTGGCTATGCAGCACAGG